The nucleotide window GCGGACGTGGTCGACGAGCAGGACGTCCGGGCGGGTGACCCGCAACCGCTCGGCGACCTCGGTCAGGCACTCCGGAGCCAGCCAGTCGTCACCGTCGAGGAACCACACGTACTCGCCGACGGCCCGGTCCAGCCCGATGTTCCGGGCCGGACCGAGACCGACGTTCTCCGCCAGCCGGACCGAACGGACCCGCTGGTCGCGGGCCGCGTACTCGTCGATGATGTCGCCGCTGGCGTCCGGCGAGCAGTCGTCGACGGCGATCACCTCGATGTCGGTCTCCGGCTGACCGAGGATGGAGTCCAGGCATTCCCGCAGGTATCCCTGCACCCGGAAGGCCGGCACCACGAAGCTGATCAGGGTCATCCGGCCGTCCCTCCGTCAGCGCGGCACGGCACCTCCAGCGCCCGCCGGCGCCACCGACGCCCGCGCGCTACGGGCCGGTCGCACGAACCAGGCCAGGACGGCGCTCACCACGAAAACCACGAGAAGGTACGCACCGAGTGTAGCCAGTCCGATACCCGCAATTCCGGCGATCGCCGCGAGGGCCAACAGCACCGAGCGGCCGTCCCAACCCAGCGTCGCCGCGTGCAGAGGCGGTGCCACCTGCCGCTTCTCCAGCCGGGCGGTCAGGTCGTAGTGGTGCACGGTGAGCACGAAGACATACCCGAAGATCAGCCAGCCGGGTGCCCCGCCGACCACCCCGACCGCGATGGCGAACAGGTACTCGGCGGCCCGCAACGCGGCGGGCACCAGCCAGTCCAGCGGACCGTTGTGTGCCGCTCCCGCGCCCAGCCCGGCGACGAGCAGCACCAGCAGCGCCACCGGCAGCGCCCAGCGCAGCCCCTCGGGCGTGTCACTCAGCAACGCCCCGACCAGTAGCACCGCCGGGCCGAGCGCGGCGATCACTGCCAGGGTCAGCGGCCCCATCGGGCGGACCACCGGCAACCAGCGGGCCAACGGCCCGTCGTCGCGGTGCAGGGTGGCGTCGACAGTGTCCAGCACCGGCACCCACATCCAGCGGGCCCGCAGCGTCCGCAGAGCCCCGGTGTACGCGAACGCCAGCACCCCCCAGACCAGCACGGCGATCAGGCTGACCAGCGGGTTGAACAGCGCCACTGTCACCGCGATCAGCGCCCACCGCTCACCGATCGGGAAGACCACTGTCCGCTTCAGCCAGTACGACACCGACCCGGTGTCCGCCTGCACCCGCGTCGACGCCGCGTTGAGCCGGTCACCGATCCCGCCGCTGGCGCTCGTCGCCGTACGCGGCCGACGGGCCGCCTCGTCGTGCAGCACCCCGTACCAGGTGTCGGTCATGTGCCGGACGGTCTGCAAGGTCATCGCGGCGATCGCGAGCGCCCACCCGTTGCCCAGCCCGGCGTGGCTCACCCCGAAGCCCAGCCCGGCGTAGACCAGGTACTCCTTGGCCCGGTCCGCCATCGTGTCCAGCCAGCCGCCCCAGGCGCTGAAGTGCCGGGTGTAGCGGGCCAGCTGGCCGTCCACGCAGTCCAGCACGAAGCCGAGGTAGAGCAGCACCGCGCCAGCGACCAGCGCCCGTCGCCCACCGGCCCCGAACAGCACCGCCGCGCCCAACGCGAAGAGCACCGAGATCACCGTCACCCCGGTCGGGGTGAGCCGGAGCCGGGCCGAGAGCCGGACCACGAGCGGCGACCAGGTGCTGACGAAGTAGGTGGAGAAGAAGTCGTCCTTCTCCTTCACCGACAGCCGCAGCTCGGCCCGGTCCTCGTCGACAGCTGTCACCGCCGCCTCGGCAGCGGTCAGCCCGGCCTGGTCCTCGACCCGGTGGGCGACGAGCAGGCGTACCCGCTGAGCGAAGATCAGGGTGCCGAGCGCCGCGAGGCCCGCGAAGAGCCGGTCCACGGCGGACCCGGGGCCACCGGCCGCGACCGACCCCCCGGACCCGGCCCCGCCGGTCGCCGGCAGCGGCGCCACGTCGCCGGCCGGGCCGATCGGGGCGGCGACGGGGAGCAGCCCGGACGCGGCGGCCCGGGCGGCGGCCGCGAGGGTCGGCAGGTCGTCCACGCCGACCCGCAGCGCGCCGCCGAACACGCCTGTGGCGTCCCCGTCAAGGGCGTCCAACGCGCCGGCGTCGACCACCTGGCCGCGTTCCTCCCGCACGGCGGTCCGACCGGGCACCGGCGGGTCGCCGAGCACCAACGCCACAGTGGGCCCCACCGGGCTGGTGGCCAGGTGCCGCAGTACGGCGGTGTGCGCGACCAGGTCCGTGCCGGTGATCAGCACGGGCGCGGTCGCGGTGGCGACCAGGTCGGTCAGCTCGTCGAGGTTGGCGGCGAAGCGCACCTCGTTTGCCCCGGCCTGGCGCAACTGGGCGGCCAGGCGGTCGGCCAGTGGCTCGCCGGTGGCCGTGGTCAGGCCCGCCGCGGGCCTCCCGGCGGCGAGCACGATCGCGAGCGTCACCGCGGGACCGCGGCGTGGTACGCGTCGAGCGCCTCGGCGATGGTGCCGTCGAGCGTCAACCGGCCCGCGTCGAGGTACAACCCCCGACGGCAGAACCGGGTCAGGTCCTTTTCGTTGTGTGACACCAGCACCAGCGTGCGCCCCTCCCCGAGCAGACGATCAATCGTCGCGTAACACTTCTTGCGGAACTCCGCGTCCCCGACCGCGGTCACCTCGTCCATCAGCAGGATCGGGTGCGGCAGGTGCGAGATGATCGCGAAGCCCAGCCGCACCTTCATCCCCGACGAGTAGTGCCGCACCGACGTGTCGATGGCCCGTTCCACCTGCTCACCGGCGAACTCGACGATGTCGTCGAAGTGCCGCTTCAGGTAGCTCGTCGACAGTCCGTGCAGCCCACCGACCAGGTGCAGGTTCTCCCGCCCGGTCAGGTCGTTGGAGAAACCGGCGGACAACTCCAGCAACGGCGCCACCGCGCCGTGCACCCGGATGCCGCCCTCATCCGGAATGAGCACCCCGGCGATCAGCCGCAGCAGGGTGCTCTTGCCGGTGCCGTTGCGACCGATCACCCCGACCGTCTCGCCGGCCTGGACGGTGAACGACACGTCCCGCAGCGGCCAGAACTGGCCGGGCAGCGCGCCACGGCCACCCCGGTGGATGAACAACTCGCGCAGCCGCAGCTGACGGCGACGGTTGCGGACGAACCGGATGCCCAGGCCCTCCGCCTCGATGATCGGCGCGGCCACGTCAGAGCTCCTTGAGCACGGCGGGCTCCAACCGGCGGAACGACCACCAACCGGCGGCCAGCACCAGCAGACTGCCGACGATCGTGGTGGCGAGCAGCCGGGCGTCCGGGAACTCGTCCGGATACCAGATCGCGTGGTGCAACTGGAAGATCCCGACCAGCGGGTTCAGCTCGTAGACCACCTTCAGCCAGCCGGGTAGGCCGGACTCCCGGACCAGGCTGAGCGGGTAGATGATCGGCGTGGCGTAGAAGAGCACCCGGATGATCAGCCGCATCAACCGTTCCACGTCGCGCATCAGCACGTTCCACGCGGACAGCAGCAGGGCGAGCCCGGTCAACAGGACGGCCTGGACGGTCACCGCCAGCGGCAGGGAGAGCAGCGACCAGCCGGGGTGGATCCGACCGTGCACCGCGTAGATCACCGCGATGGCGATCAGGATCGGCAGGCCCGCCGCGTACTCGGCGAACCGGCCGGTGACCCGGCCGATCGGGAAGACCTGCCGCGGCACGTTCATCGTGGTGATCAGCCGGGACTGGCCGGTCAGCGCATTCGTCGCCTCGCTCAGCGCCGAACTGGTCCACATCCAGGCGAAGATGCCGGTGATCAGGAACAACGGGTACGACCCGGCCGCCTCACCGAGGTGCCGACCGGTGTCCCGGGAGTAGAGCACCCCGAAGACGAACCAGTAGATGGCGCCCATGCCGAGCGGCTCGATCAACGACCAGAAGTAGCCCAGCACCGACTGCTGGTACTTGACCGCCAGATCCCGCCGGACCAGGATGCGCAGCGAGTTGCGGTGCGACCACAACGCCGCGACGCCAGCGGTCACCGCGAGCCTCCCGCCTCCTGAAACGGACGACAGGTTAGCAGTCGGTGAACGATTGCCCCGAATCGACCGGACTCAGCACTCGATCACGTTGACGGCCAGACCGCCACGCGCCGTCTCCTTGTACTTGACCTTCATGTCGGCGCCCGTCTCCCGCATGGTCTTGATGACCTTGTCCAGCGACACCTTGTGCACCCCGTCGCCGCGCAGCGCCAGCCGGGCGGCCGTGATCGCCTTGATGCTAGCCACCGCGTTGCGCTCGATGCAGGGGATCTGCACCAGGCCACCCACCGGGTCACAGGTCAACCCGAGGTTGTGCTCCATCCCGATCTCGGCGGCGTTCTCCACCTGCTCCGGGGTGCCACCGAGCGCCTCGGCCAACCCCGCCGCCGCCATCGAGCACGCCGAACCGACCTCACCCTGGCAGCCCACCTCGGCGCCCGAGATCGACGCGTTCTCCTTGAACAGCACACCGATCGCGCCCGCCGTCAGCAGGAACCGCACCACGCCCTCGTCATCGGCGCCCGGCACGAACCGGGTGTAGTAGTGCAGCACCGCCGGAATGATCCCGGCCGCGCCGTTTGTCGGCGCGGTGACCACCCGGCCGCCCGCCGCGTTCTCCTCGTTGACAGCGAGCGCGAACAACGTCACCCAGTCCATC belongs to Micromonospora ureilytica and includes:
- a CDS encoding DUF5941 domain-containing protein; translated protein: MTLAIVLAAGRPAAGLTTATGEPLADRLAAQLRQAGANEVRFAANLDELTDLVATATAPVLITGTDLVAHTAVLRHLATSPVGPTVALVLGDPPVPGRTAVREERGQVVDAGALDALDGDATGVFGGALRVGVDDLPTLAAAARAAASGLLPVAAPIGPAGDVAPLPATGGAGSGGSVAAGGPGSAVDRLFAGLAALGTLIFAQRVRLLVAHRVEDQAGLTAAEAAVTAVDEDRAELRLSVKEKDDFFSTYFVSTWSPLVVRLSARLRLTPTGVTVISVLFALGAAVLFGAGGRRALVAGAVLLYLGFVLDCVDGQLARYTRHFSAWGGWLDTMADRAKEYLVYAGLGFGVSHAGLGNGWALAIAAMTLQTVRHMTDTWYGVLHDEAARRPRTATSASGGIGDRLNAASTRVQADTGSVSYWLKRTVVFPIGERWALIAVTVALFNPLVSLIAVLVWGVLAFAYTGALRTLRARWMWVPVLDTVDATLHRDDGPLARWLPVVRPMGPLTLAVIAALGPAVLLVGALLSDTPEGLRWALPVALLVLLVAGLGAGAAHNGPLDWLVPAALRAAEYLFAIAVGVVGGAPGWLIFGYVFVLTVHHYDLTARLEKRQVAPPLHAATLGWDGRSVLLALAAIAGIAGIGLATLGAYLLVVFVVSAVLAWFVRPARSARASVAPAGAGGAVPR
- a CDS encoding ABC transporter ATP-binding protein — protein: MAAPIIEAEGLGIRFVRNRRRQLRLRELFIHRGGRGALPGQFWPLRDVSFTVQAGETVGVIGRNGTGKSTLLRLIAGVLIPDEGGIRVHGAVAPLLELSAGFSNDLTGRENLHLVGGLHGLSTSYLKRHFDDIVEFAGEQVERAIDTSVRHYSSGMKVRLGFAIISHLPHPILLMDEVTAVGDAEFRKKCYATIDRLLGEGRTLVLVSHNEKDLTRFCRRGLYLDAGRLTLDGTIAEALDAYHAAVPR
- a CDS encoding ABC transporter permease, with translation MTAGVAALWSHRNSLRILVRRDLAVKYQQSVLGYFWSLIEPLGMGAIYWFVFGVLYSRDTGRHLGEAAGSYPLFLITGIFAWMWTSSALSEATNALTGQSRLITTMNVPRQVFPIGRVTGRFAEYAAGLPILIAIAVIYAVHGRIHPGWSLLSLPLAVTVQAVLLTGLALLLSAWNVLMRDVERLMRLIIRVLFYATPIIYPLSLVRESGLPGWLKVVYELNPLVGIFQLHHAIWYPDEFPDARLLATTIVGSLLVLAAGWWSFRRLEPAVLKEL